AGGAACTCTTACTGGAGCGCGGCATTGCCGTCACCCGCGAATCCATTCGCACGTGGTGCATCAAGTTCAGTGATCTGTTTGCCCAGGGACTGCGCCACCGCGAACCCCGGCGGGGTTCACGGTGGCATCTCGACGAAATGCATGTGGAAGTCGGTGGGGTCACACACTGGCTATGGCGAGCCGTCGATGCGCACGGCATTGTCCTGGACGTGTTCTTGCAGCGTCACCGCGACACGGAGGCGGCCACAACCTTCTTCAGCAGGCTGCTGGGCCAGTACGGCGTCCCTGTCTCCCTGCACACCGACAAGCTGTGGAGTTATGGTGCGGCCCTGCGCAAACTTCCCGTGCTCCACGGCGTGGAG
This region of Deinococcus metalli genomic DNA includes:
- a CDS encoding IS6 family transposase; the protein is MSGHKLPGYRFPLEVIGYAIWLYHRFTLSYRDVEELLLERGIAVTRESIRTWCIKFSDLFAQGLRHREPRRGSRWHLDEMHVEVGGVTHWLWRAVDAHGIVLDVFLQRHRDTEAATTFFSRLLGQYGVPVSLHTDKLWSYGAALRKLPVLHGVEHVQVVSTARCNNPIEQSHRPTRRQERQQRGFRSRRRAQGFLDLHARITNLHHPARCTVPAHHHQKQAFHLWREVAQQAA